The stretch of DNA ACCCTAAAAGTATTGGACAACAATAGCTTTATAATTCATTTTccttattacttttttttgtacgTTATAAACTACATATGACATTGCCAAATAATTACAACATGCATCAGCCATACAACATGCATCGgctgttttcaaaaatatatagttgtaaATTATGTATGTTAGTGATATGCGTTACAGTTTGTCTTCACTTCTAACTTCcagtactcttttttttttccttattttgtataaaactatttttttatgcCAGCTATGTACAACATGCATTAGACGTTTCAAAGGAAGATAAGAGTTACATTTATATTTTGTCTTCATATATCCACAATTTGTGTGAGCGTTAGATTTTGtctttatatattgtttatgcCAGCTAATTGTAACATGCATTGGCTGATttaagaaaagataaattacaTTTTGTCTtcacttcttttcttctaacTTCCAAGTCTGGAcacattttttttgcttcccATGTAGAAAAACTTTCCTTTCTTCGGCATATGAAGACAGACAAAATGTAAATGTAACGCCTATATTTTTTATGACAGATTACACTAGATACAAAATCTGTTACaatttaatatttacttttgtatTATGTGTGTGTCCAAAATGAATATGAGTAAATCCAAATTCAATTTTTCAGTTTATTACAGACACTTTCCTAgtttaaatatatgaaaactaAAATAGCCGCAAATTTgaactaaattttgaaaaattgttataaatattatttgatataaattttaaaagaaaataatataaagttgatataaattttaaaagaaatttatttaagaaatcTTCATTAAACtcgaaattataaaataagcAAGAATTTCAATAAGTTTAAATCTCCAATTGTGATAAGCGTTACATTTTGTCttcatttatttgtttaggCTAGCTAATTGGAACATGCATTGGacgtttaaagaaaaaaaaaagaatttgtaagtaaatgtttatttgtaataagcgttacattttgttttcacttctttttttctaacttCCAAGTCAACATAGTcatttcaatatattattaCACTACAAAATCTCTTACAATTTATTTACTATTGTTCtgtcaaatatgaaatatgcgtagaaaaaagtttaaaatttttagctAGTACGCTTTCCTAGTCTaattatatgaaaacaaaaataatttcagaaactttatctaaatttttaagAAGTCATTTACTTATAAGCATTTTTGatacatgtaaaatataatctaaatttgaggtttttaaaaatcatctaaGAAGTCTTCAGTAAACTGGAGATAATAAAATAAGCAAGAACttcaatgcattttttttttgttaacgttGGACCACAACAGGCCAGGCCATTAACCatatccaaatattttaataCGTAGAAAGCGGGATTTGAATTTCAATACATTATGTTTGTGactgttatttaaaaaatgagTATTTGAATCGGAAAAAGAATTTAGTATCTTTCTTCCGgcttaattgtttttaattgaaaaaataaaaaaatgaaggaaagttaggataaaagaaaatgagagaaaagttGTCCctattttagttaaataagtTATTATTTAACTGGATATAACAATACTAACGGTATTTTGATTTGACgtgtgaaaagtgaaaaccatTACAATAAAATTAACGGTATTTCAACTTTTCGCGcgtgaaaaattgttttaaatttataataaacttagccttgttttcatatttttgtttgtatttttggtaaaacactatattagtttctttattttaatccTTATTTCTGATATAATAAGTGAGTTGGGAGCATCAAATTCAGTTTAGGAACAGAAAAATTGGTTTTCTCTAAATCTTctgtttgagaaagaaaaagaaacctgaGAAATTTGAGTTCtgtatctctattttcttttcaatgGATTCAAAGAGGAAATTATCACAAGAAAAAGGTATGCTATTTGTTTCTATGAAcatatatccatatatatatatatatatatatatatatatttataaaagtatTGTATGCTGCAAAATTACTTGAATTTTAACAATGTCTAAAATCAGTTTTCTCCCGTAGTTATAGTTGTTTCTAAATTATAATGTATGAgtacattattttaaaagtcaTTTTATTTCTTCACTTTTGATGTCAACTAGTCTTAGAATTTTCAacccaattttatatattcagaCCTATATCAAAACGATGATGACAAAAGGAAGAAAGTCATGATACTAGATAATCAAGAAGCCGGTGGAAGCAGTGGCGACGGATTAGTGGACGTACCAGTCATGTACTTGACTTCGGAAAAAGACATACATAAGAATCATACAATCGGAAGCTCATTTAAACATCTCATGATTGGTGGCAGCAGCATAGGTGGTAACAGTGGTAAAGGGCTAGACAAGGATATTTTTTCAGATGTAAGTGtacatatatctataaataagaATTATTCTACGGTAATAATAGtcttttgttgctgttgttatGATCTTAGATGTAGCATACTTTTGGTATTTGATATGTTTGATGaattagtttttattatgtGTAGGGAAATGAATTGGTCAAAATCAATACGAGTAAAGACAAAGGAAAAGCCATCTGCGACCTGAATGAAACTGTTTGGCGACAAGATGAACCAGTTTCAAACACATTTGAGGTTTACCATTCGTTGTCATTGACAGGAGTTGTTTAGTTAAAACGCAAGGTTGAGATTGATACTAATGATTTCTGtgaccttttctttttgtagacAAGTGGAGAAATACTTAAAAATTGTGAGCATTCGTGGATATGGAAGCAAGGTTCTGGTCATGTTTGTTGGATATGTGGAATCATTGACAAGGTCAGCAAACATCTAATTacgttataaattaaataatatatatactttttacaTACTTACCAATACAATAATTATGTCTTacaataatatgtatatttgagTTTCAATCTAGTTTGCCCGGATTAAACCGGATTCAAAActttatatcaaatataaatttaaaataaatatgtaaattacacataactatatatatatatatatatgtttatatgtgtgtttgtatgtgtgtgaaacataatagttttttttttaaaagttaaaagaaacaTATAGACTTCAAAAATAACTTGTAATCTAACACatcattaaaaaccataagaaaaaataatattactttttagcaaaaaaataaaaataaaaaccccaaTTCCCATGtttttcaattgttttaaaTGGTTTCTTAACTGGATTTAAAAAGCATGGTCGCCCACCTAATTAGCAGTTCAACtcggtgattttttttttttttaattcttgattATCTATCAGCTATTTTTTCAATCCAGTTTGTTATATAATCAGGATCATTCGTTGCCACCCGGATTCGGATCAAATAACTCCAAAGATATCAGTCTAAGAGTTCCTAAAGATGGGTTTTTAGGAACTGGTATTTTCCCACATCCTGTGCACAGAAGTAGTATGAATTCTCATCACATAGAGATACTTAATTTTCTATGCAAAAATTTGGGTGTGCAAAACTCGAATGGATGCATTCTAGCTCAAGCTCCAATATCTGAAAAGACGTTCTTGATGATCAATTTCATATACGGCTACATTAAAAAACACCCAAATAGTAAACCTCTAATTGTGCTTCCAAAACGAATGattaaattttggaaaaagGAGTTTGTTGAATTGAAAGCCGATGAGGTCATGTTGCTTGACTTGTACTCAGCGAAGGCTAATACTCGGGCTCAACAATTAGAGATACTAAAGCAATGGGCTTTCAACAAGAGTATTATCTTCTTAGGCGCGAAACAGTTTTCAAATATAGTTGCTGATAACAATGGTATAGAAGCTGCATATCTTTGTAGAGATCTTCTCATAAACATTCCTTCACTGGTTATTTTCGATAGAGGAACTGACCCTAGGAATGAGATGATGcgttttcttaaatttgttgCGCTTATCAAGACGCCAAACAAGATCTTACTTACTGGGACTTTATATCAAAACAGCATGAAGGAGgtttttaatattcttgatGTTGCCTTTCCTGAGTTTCTGAAGCACAACAAAGCTGGGGAAAAAATCAGAAGATTCTTGAACGTTGATTCCAACACTGATGGACTTCCAATGGATTTGAAGATGCCCTTGTTTGATCAACTGGAAGATGCTTTACTTCGTCAAGATTCAGATCACGGCGACAAGATTGGTTACTTAACTGAACTGAAAATGTTGACAAACAAGGTTATCTACAATCACCAAGGACAGTTTCTTCTTGAAGTTCCGAGATTGATGGACTTTACGGTGGTCTTAAAACCGACATCAAGCCAAAAGTCAGCATGGGATATTGAAAAAAACTCTAAAGGGAAGGGTTTCAAAACATACTCTACCTTGAGTGGAATCACGCTTCACCCTGTGCTATGTACTTTCTCCGACCGGGTAAAAGGTCTTCCTGCCCCAAATGAGGATGAGATGGATGAGATTGTCAAAAGTATTGACGTAGCAGATGGCgttaaaacaaaattcttcATGGGATTAGTGAAGTTATGCGAATATACGAATGAGAAGATTCTTGTAGTAAGCCAATATGTCAACCCACTGATATTCCTCCAAAGACTCGTGGCTAAGATTAAAGGTTGGAAAGACGGCAAAGAAACCTTCATGATTAAAGGTGACACCAGCCTTTCTGTTCGTGAAGTCTCAGTTAATCAGTTCAACAACTCACATGATGCCAGAATCTTCTTTGCATCGATCAAAGCGTGTAATGAGCATATCACTCTCACGGGTGCAACAAGGGTTTTAATGCTCGACATCATCGCCAAACCTTGTATGGCTAGACAAGCCATAGAGCTGGCCTATCATCCAGGACAGCAAAAAGAAGTTTATTCCTATAGGTTGGTGGCTGTAGACACTtcagaagaagacgaagacatAATGGCAGCTCGAAAGGAGATAATTTCTGGAATATGGTTTGATGGGAAGACCTATCCCATTGATGGAAGATTTTGTTTTCCGAGCATTGATGGGAACTACAGCACTGATCACTTTCTTGGATCTTCATATATGAGGGAAGACATCAAAACCATATACAAAAGGTTCGCTTTGGGTTGGTTTTTATCTATTTGGATGTATTTGTTGTATAACCAatatttgatttgctttctattttcttttttgtctccAGGTAAAATACGAGCGAGCTCCTCATTGAAATTACAAGTCAACCTGActctttctattttatattaatgtaTTTTATTCGTAAATTATAACAGACGAAGTGTTGTATTTATGTcgataaaacttttatttttcttttactcaAATCGAGTAACAAAAATGaatactcaattttttttggtatttttaagtAATGGCTCTATTAATCATTTTGAATATGGGTTGTCGATTTaaggttggtttttattttcttttgaatataatttaacattatttaaaaaaaaaattataatcttaatTCAAGTCGGGACCTTTGAATATTCAATGTATCACATTAGTATCTTACTATCTCGAACATGAATTTAAATAGAAATCAGATATTTTGACGTAACAGTTACTAGATGAACACTTATTAGATGCACAATTCTCTACGCCGCGGCTAATTGTAACCATGCACACTTAGTtgtaaaaataaagaaatcaccAATTAAGTTGCCTTATGTTTCTTGattcaataaagaaaaattctgattttataatttgttattttagcttttattaaaattaacagGATTTAGCATGCAATAAAAGTAGATTAGGggttttaaaaactatttggACAATTATGAAAGCATGTGAGTAGATTCGATATAGTGTGTTTCTGATTTTTAAAGTGTTGAATACtcaattaatttcaaattaaacgACACATAGAATAAGATTACTTTTTAAATCTTAAGAAATATGTTTACATAAGGGAGACAGATAAAAAACGTTCGAGCTCGTGGAAAACAAGAATCATAGAGTATTAAGTAAGAAAGTAAGAAACCTTTTTCAGAATCTGAGTCAATTAAGTTTTATAGTGTAGTAGTTT from Camelina sativa cultivar DH55 chromosome 9, Cs, whole genome shotgun sequence encodes:
- the LOC104715945 gene encoding protein CHROMATIN REMODELING 35-like, with the translated sequence MILDNQEAGGSSGDGLVDVPVMYLTSEKDIHKNHTIGSSFKHLMIGGSSIGGNSGKGLDKDIFSDGNELVKINTSKDKGKAICDLNETVWRQDEPVSNTFETSGEILKNCEHSWIWKQGSGHVCWYNQDHSLPPGFGSNNSKDISLRVPKDGFLGTGIFPHPVHRSSMNSHHIEILNFLCKNLGVQNSNGCILAQAPISEKTFLMINFIYGYIKKHPNSKPLIVLPKRMINRAQQLEILKQWAFNKSIIFLGAKQFSNIVADNNGIEAAYLCRDLLINIPSLVIFDRGTDPRNEMMRFLKFVALIKTPNKILLTGTLYQNSMKEVFNILDVAFPEFLKHNKAGEKIRRFLNVDSNTDGLPMDLKMPLFDQLEDALLRQDSDHGDKIGYLTELKMLTNKVIYNHQGQFLLEVPRLMDFTVVLKPTSSQKSAWDIEKNSKGKGFKTYSTLSGITLHPVLCTFSDRVKGLPAPNEDEMDEIVKSIDVADGVKTKFFMGLVKLCEYTNEKILVVSQYVNPLIFLQRLVAKIKGWKDGKETFMIKGDTSLSVREVSVNQFNNSHDARIFFASIKACNEHITLTGATRVLMLDIIAKPCMARQAIELAYHPGQQKEVYSYRLVAVDTSEEDEDIMAARKEIISGIWFDGKTYPIDGRFCFPSIDGNYSTDHFLGSSYMREDIKTIYKR